Below is a window of Quercus robur chromosome 6, dhQueRobu3.1, whole genome shotgun sequence DNA.
GTGTGTTTGTTCCAATTGGTAGGCCGTCCAGGCCACTTATAGGCTAGAGGATGAGGCTAAGGAGCAGAGTAAGTTATTGGAGCTTGAACGTAACAAGCGCGTGGACACGGCGCGGACCCTTAAGAACTTTGAGGTTGACCTTTTTAAGACCAGGGAGGATCTAAAGTAGATGACCAGGGCCAGGGATAGTGCTGAAGCAGGCCTGGCTGGTGCCCAAAAACAGGCTGAGGACCAGACAAGGTGCTTGCTCGAAGCTGAGGGACAATTGAAGATTGCCAAGGAGCAGATCGATGATTTCAAGAAAAAGTTGTCCGAGGCAGAGAAGGCCAGGGGCGTTGCAGAATGGGCCAGGGATGAAGCCTTGAGGGCCAAGACGGAGGCAGAATTTGCTAAGACGGAGGCCGAGAGCTCCAAGGACAAGGCCGAGGAGGAGGCCTATGACACAGGGGTGGCTGATACCCAGGCCATCCTCAAGGCTCAAATCCTTGGGGTATGCCGGCTCTACTACTCCCAGGTCTGGAATGAAGCCCTCAAACAAGCTGGGGTGGAGGCTTCATCCGAACTGTGGAAGGCGGAGAAGGTATATTATCCTCCGGCCATTCGCGAGACCGCCCCTGCTAACTCCGAGACTGTGAGTGCTCTAGAGGAGGCTAAGGCTGCTTGGCCTGAGGCTGCCCTGGCCGTGTCCACCACTAATGAGCCAACCAAGGGAGGTGAGCTTCTTGGGGTGACAGAAACATGTGGAAGTCCTAATCTTGTAGCGCCCCAGGAGGCTGCCGGATCTATAGTCAGTGCTCAGGACTCTCACACCGAGGAGCCACCTCTCCTAGTTCAGCCCTTTCAGGTTATATCCCCAGCTGATGTCTCCTAGGGTCTTGAGGCCAATCCTGCTCAGCTTCCCAAGGAAGGGGATCTCTCCCAGGGTCCTGAGGCCAATCCTGCCCAGCTCCCTAAGAAAGGGGCCAAAATAAAGTTGAAGGAGTAGGGGTCCCGACCAACTTTTGTATTGGTTCTATTTTAATTTCtagttagttttcttttgttttaaggaCCTTGGAATggtttgtaactaaattttccGACTACAtgtatgaaattcttttcttcctttttctttgaattATGCGTTTATTGTCATCACCGCGGTTGTCATTACTGTGAACCTCATGTCTTGTGAATTGGTTATCCTAACGGGTATGAATGGTTGCGTACATAATACATTCGAAATTAAATCCCTAAATTCTAACTTACTGTCATCAAGGGGACGCTTAGTTTATGTCTACCCATATTTCTAGGGGGCTAAGTGTATGATTCGAGGTGCCGAGCGTGCATTTAGGTCATATCCACAGCTTTTACAaatcttgaagtagctagtttccccataagtttgagtccgaggactatgcaaaaTCTTGGTTCTATCTACCACTTAgacttttggagtgactagtttccccataggtttgagtctgaagaccatgcaagaccttagttctatcTAGCatttaggcttttggagtgactagtttccccataggtttgagtccgaggaccatgcaagaccttggttttgtctagcacttaggcttttagagtgactagtttccccataagtttgagtccaaggaccatacaagaccttggttctgtctagtacttagacaATTGCCAGAATGCGAGACGTGTAATCAAGATGGACTTAAAATTTGAACTAGATAAatgcttttattaataataataccctctcaggttatttacattccatggatgaggtacaactttttcatttaAGTCTTTTAGGTAGTATGCTCCTATTCCCGCAACTGAAGTAATTCGGTATGACCCTTTCCAGTTAGGTCCAAGTTTTCCCCATGATGGGTTTTTGGTAGCACCCAcaactttcctcagcactaaGTCCCCTGGTGCTAGCAGTCTAAGCTTCACATTGGCATCATATCCCTGTTTGAGCTTCTGGTGGTAATAGGCCAACTGGACCATTGCCTTTTCTCTTCATTCATCGATCAGATCTAGTTTCTTCCCCAGCAGTTCGTCATTACTGTCTGGGGTGAAGGAGCTCGTCCTCAGCGTTGGGAAGTTTGCCTCTAGAGGGATAACAGCCTTGGCCCCATAGGTCATGGCAAAAGGTGTCTCCCCTGTTGACTGCCGTGGTGTAGTCCGAtaagtccataagacgtgcggtagCTCTTCCACCTATCTTCCCTTGGCATTATCCAGCCTCTTCTTAAGCCCGTTAACTATGACCTTGTTGACAGCCTCGGCTTACCCGTTTCCCTGAGGATAGGCTGGAGTTGAGTACCTGTTAGTGATCCCCAGCTCGCAGCAGTATCTTCTAAAGGCCTTGCTGTCAAATTGTAGTCCATTGTCTGAAATAAAGGTGCGAGGGACCCTGAATCGTGTAACAATGTTTCTCCAGATGAACTTCTTAGCATCCAcatccctgatgttggccaaggGCTCAGCTTTGACTTATTTGATGAAGTAATCTGTGTCGACCAGTAGATATCTCTTATTTCTTGCTGCCTTTGGGAAATGTCCCACAATATCTAGGCCCCACTGGGTGAATGGCCATGAATTGGACAGAGGGTTAAGGATCCCGCCTAGATGATGAATATTCAGGGCGAACCTTTGGCACTAGTCACACGTTTTAACGTATTCCAGGGCCTGCTTCTGCATCCCCGGCCACTAGTATCCATGGGTAATGGCTCGGTGTGACAGAGATCTTCCTCCTGTGTGACTCCCGCAGATCCCTTCATGCAGCTCTTCAAGCAGCAGTTCTGATGCCTCAGGGTGGACACACAGTAAATATGGCTTGGAATATGAGCGTCTGTACAATTtgtggtcctcggacaaccagaacCGAGGAGTTTTTCTTCGTATTTTCTCTGCCTTCGACTTTTCCTCGGGCAAGACGTCATCTTTGAGGAACCTCACTACAGAGTCCATCTAGCTAGGGCCCGCTCTAACCTCATGAACGTGGACCATGCCTTTGGCTACTTCATTCGCTCTGTCCAGATGCTCGACGAGAATAATTCGGGGCAGATCCCCtgccgaggaggtggcaagcGTGGCCAGCGAATCTGCATGAGTGTTTCCACTTCTGGGGACGTGCGACAAGCTGAAAGAGTTGAAGCCCGGCTATAAGCATTTGACCCGGCTTAAGTACTCTTGCATCCTTGCATCTCTGGCCTCTGATTCTCCCTTTACTTGGCCCACTACCAGTCTCGAGCCCGAGAACATCTCCACTGCTTTTCCTCCAATTTTCAATACCATGGCAATTCCTTGTAGCAGGGCCTCATACTCGGCCTCGTTGTTTGTGGTCGAGAACCCAAGTCTCAGGGACTTCTCTATGATGGTTTCCTCGGGAGATATTACGACTAGCCCCACTCCGAATCCCTTTTGGTTTGCTGCGTTGTCAACGTACATCTTCCAACATAGGGGTCCTGGTGTAGAGATTACTCCAACTAATTTTCCATCCGTGTTCTGCTCCTTTGCCATTATTTCTACTGGTGGCTCAGCAAATTCGGCTACTAAGTCAGCTAGGACCTAGCTCTTTATAGAGGTCCAAGGCATGTACTTAATATCAAAAGCTCCCAGAATTGTGCTCCATATGGCAATCCTTCCGGTGTAATCAGCGGTTCGAAGTACAGACTTCAAGGGTAGTTGGGTTAGAATAACCACCATGTGGgcttggaagtaatggggaagctttTGCGTAGCGTGGACCACAGCCAGTATGGCCTTCTCCAGGGGTAGGTATCTGACCTCAACTTCATGTAGCAACTTACTCACATAATAGACTGGCTTTTGGATGCCATTGTCATCCCGTATTAGCACCAAGCTCACAGCATGGGGGGCCACAACGATATATGCATATAGAACTTCATTGGcctcgggactggacatgataggtggccggGATAGATAATCCTTGAGTTGTTGGAAGGACATAACGCAGTCCTCGAACCACtcaaaccccttccacttgttgatcaagaGATAGAACGGTTTACATCTATTCGCCGACCTGGAAATGAATCGATTGAGGGCTGTGATCATCCCagtaagcttttggacctctttTGCGTTTCGTGGTGGTTTCAGTCGTTTATAGCCTTGATCTGGTCGGGGTTAACCTTGATTCCCCTATGAGTAACCATGAGGCCAAAAACTTGCCTGACCCCACGCCAAATGAGCACTTGGAAGCATTCAGGCACAGCTTATGCTTCCTTAAGATGCCAAAGGTGCTGCCGAGGTCCCCTaaatgctcggacaccactttattcttcaccaccatgtcatcgACATAGATTTCGATGCTCTTGCCCAACTGTGGTTCGaacattcttgtcatcatcctttgataagtGGATCCAGCATTCTTCAGACCAAACAGCATTACCTTGTAGTGGTAATTCCCAGTTGGTGTCACGAAGGCCGTTTTCTCCTGATTCTCCAACGttagtggtatttgatgatagccttgaaaggcatctaagaagctcatccgaggatggcttGCTGTCGCATCCACTAActggtctatccgaggcattGGGAACAGGTCCTTAGGGCACGCCTTATTTAGGTCTGTGAAGTTCACCCAAACTCGTCATTTCCCACTTTTCTTCTTGACCACCACAGTGTTGCCCAGCCATTCCGGGgtaaaagacttctttgatagccctaACACACTTAAGCTTCACCACTTTGTCCTTAATCGCATCAGCATGCTCTTTTGACGGGCGACGAGGTGGTTGCTTCTTGGGGGTGATGGCCGGGTTGACATTGAGGTGATGACAAATGAAGGCTGGGTCGATCCCGGGGACATCGCAGGCATCCCATACAAATacatcaatatttattttaaggaaCTCAATCAGCTCCTCCTTCTCCTGAAGAGGTAGTTGAGCCCCTACTCGAAAGAATTTCTCTGGGTCGCCGCCAATAACCACCTCCTCTAGATCTTCGCATTTCGCCTCCTCGGCAGTTGCGTCGGGGGGCGAAACTAGAGTCTTTAGTTGCTATAAATTCTTCTCAGCGGAGGTCGAGGACTCTGTGTCAAGCCGATGTGAGACAGCCGCTACCATGCATTACCTCTCCGTGGGTTGGCAACCACGGATTTCAAGGACTTGGTCCCCTGACgggaatttcaccttctggTGCAACGAGGAAGCAACAGCCCCTAAGGTATGGAGCCAGGGCCTACCGATGATGGCCGTATAGGGGGAGTAGGAGTCCACCACGATGAAGTTCATCTCCACTATTTCTGGGCTGGTCTGAATGGGCAGGCTAATCATGCCCATCGAAATGACAAGCTTCGCGTCGAAGCTCATTAGAGGGGAGTTGTAGGGCATCAAATCTTCTGGTTTTAACCCCAGCCCCTTGTAGAGGTTGGGGTACATGACCTCGGCCGCACTGCCGCCATCCACCATCACTCTTTTCACATCGTAGTCCCCGATTTTGAGGGTAATCAGCAGCGCATCGTCATGGGGTTGGATGGTCCCGACCTTGTCCTCCTTTGAAAAACTCAAGACGGGACGAAAGTTCATCCTAGCTCTCTTCGGCCTTGGCTGGGACACCTCGACAGACGGTTGAGCCACTGATAACACTCGTGCAGGGCGCGTGCCTGTTCTCCCTCGTGTGGCCACGATTACGTTGATCGTTCCTGCGGGTGGCCTTAGGGCAGCATCCCTACTGGCTTCTTGATGGCCTTGATGACCACTAGAATGATGTAGAAGGTACTTCAGCTTTCCTTCCAAGACTAGCTGGTCTAGGTAGTTCCAGAGGTTCTTACAGTTCTCCGTGGTATGCCCGTGGTcttggtggtattggcaataaaaGTTCTGATCGCGCCTCGAGGGTTCTCCCGTCATCTTATTCGGCCACCTAAAGTATGGTTCgttcttgattttctccaaCACCTGATGTATTGGTTCTCGAAATAC
It encodes the following:
- the LOC126689889 gene encoding uncharacterized protein LOC126689889; this encodes MRWFNGLKTNSIDSYRQLTQAFGSRFVTNRRAPRPLSALLSLSMHDGETLKVYSDRYWETYNEMKDNFDDVAIITFKNSLPADHGLRKLLTGKPATNMRQLIDQIDRYKRVEEDQLQGRGKEKVIPQERRDLRSDRYYNSRPRRDFVGQPGTTNAQAVNVVFREPIHQVLEKIKNEPYFRWPNKMTGEPSRRDQNFYCQYHQDHGHTTENCKNLWNYLDQLVLEGKLKYLLHHSSGHQGHQEASRDAALRPPAGTINVIVATRGRTGTRPARVLSVAQPSVEVSQPRPKRARMNFRPVLSFSKEDKVGTIQPHDDALLITLKIGDYDVKRVMVDGGSAAEVMYPNLYKGLGLKPEDLMPYNSPLMSFDAKLVISMGMISLPIQTSPEIVEMNFIVVDSYSPYTAIIGRPWLHTLGAVASSLHQKVKFPSGDQVLEIRGCQPTER